The following proteins are co-located in the Ictalurus punctatus breed USDA103 chromosome 14, Coco_2.0, whole genome shotgun sequence genome:
- the mycbp gene encoding C-Myc-binding protein produces MAHYRASESKREQFRRYLEKAGVLDSLTNVLVALYEETEKPSNALDFIKQHLSAGDLDSSQAEVLRVELEELQHKYDLLQEENRELRNRLLQYEPAAEDAGAE; encoded by the exons ATGGCACATTACAGA GCCTCAGAGTCAAAGCGTGAGCAGTTCAGGAGGTACCTGGAGAAGGCCGGGGTACTGGACAGTCTGACTAACG TGCTGGTGGCCTTATATGAGGAGACGGAGAAACCCAGCAACGCCCTGGA TTTTATAAAGCAGCACCTGTCTGCAGGAGATCTGGACTCCAGCCAGGCCGAGGTTCTCCGAGTGGAACTGGAGGAACTGcagcataaatatgacctgcTACAGGAGGAGAACCGTGAGCTCAGGAACCGG CTGCTGCAGTATGAACCGGCTGCTGAAGATGCAGGAGCAGAATGA
- the LOC108274814 gene encoding gap junction alpha-9 protein, with protein sequence MGDWNFLGGILEEVHIHSSMVGKIWLTVLFIFRMLVLGVAAEDVWNDEQDDFICNTQQPGCRNVCYDCAFPISLIRYWVLQVIFVSSPSLVYMGHAIYRLRALEKQRHCRKAALRRELEALESDLMEARRHLERELKRLEQGKLNKAPLRGSLLRTYVAHIVTRSSVEVGFMLGQHLLYGNHLEPLYRCDQEPCPNSVDCFVSRPTEKSMFMVFMQIIAAVSLFLSLLEIVHLGYKKVKRGILDYYTHVKDDLDDYCGSKSKKNSVMQPVCVSQGRKVTIPTAPTGGYMLLMEKKQANGPSFPPLIGSPSTFLQCGAKRGLEGQNEGKDSVPSPTEHTSSCTLSPHKLKQLGTENATYPTLPTTDSTSCPTSCPNGAAWKLQRISSTVMEGNGENGEFCNCSTGTQQYDFTAKYNKCTSKSESVCDVSSESRRSPALSPNRRTSLVSTVSSRRATDLQI encoded by the exons ATGGGGGACTGGAACTTTCTGGGAGGAATCCTCGAGGAGGTTCATATCCACTCCTCTATGGTGGGAAAGATCTGGCTCACTGTTCTCTTCATCTTCCGCATGCTAGTGCTTGGAGTGGCAGCTGAGGACGTGTGGAACGATGAACAG GACGACTTCATCTGCAACACGCAGCAGCCTGGCTGCAGAAATGTCTGCTACGACTGCGCCTTCCCGATCTCCCTCATCCGCTACTGGGTGCTGCAG GTGATCTTCGTCTCCTCACCGTCATTAGTGTACATGGGACATGCAATCTACCGACTCCGTGCACTGGAGAAGCAGCGGCATTGCAGGAAAGCGGCGCTGCGACGCGAGCTTGAAGCGTTGGAATCAGACCTAATGGAGGCCCGCCGACATTTGGAGAGGGAACTGAAGCGGCTTGAGCAAGGAAAATTAAACAAAGCACCACTGAGAGGCTCATTATTGCGCACTTACGTTGCTCACATCGTGACCCGATCGTCAGTGGAGGTGGGCTTCATGCTGGGTCAACACCTGCTCTATGGAAACCATCTTGAACCGCTGTACAGGTGTGATCAGGAGCCATGCCCAAACTCAGTGGACTGTTTCGTGTCACGGCCAACAGAAAAAAGCATGTTCATGGTGTTTATGCAGATCATCGCAGCTGTTTCGCTGTTTCTCAGCCTACTGGAAATCGTGCATTTGGGATACAAGAAGGTGAAAAGAGGAATTCTAGATTATTACACTCACGTTAAGGACGATTTGGATGATTATTGTGGAAGCAAATCGAAAAAGAACTCTGTGATGCAACCGGTTTGTGTGAGCCAGGGACGCAAAGTCACCATTCCCACAGCTCCGACCGGAGGATACATGCtcctgatggaaaaaaaacaagctaatGGCCCTTCTTTCCCACCTCTCATTGGTTCTCCATCCACATTCCTTCAATGTGGGGCCAAAAGAGGTTTGGAGGGGCAAAACGAGGGCAAAGACAGTGTTCCAAGTCCAACTGAGCACACAAGCAGCTGCACCCTCTCTCCTCACAAACTTAAACAACTAGGGACTGAGAACGCCACATACCCAACACTTCCTACCACCGACTCAACGTCCTGTCCCACTTCCTGTCCCAATGGCGCAGCATGGAAACTGCAGCGCATCAGCAGCACGGTGATGGAAGGAAACGGGGAAAACGGGGAGTTCTGTAACTGTTCTACGGGAACTCAGCAGTATGATTTTACAGCAAAATACAACAAATGCACATCCAAATCAGAGTCAGTGTGTGACGTAAGCTCTGAGTCACGCCGAAGCCCCGCCCTCTCGCCAAACCGTCGTACCTCATTGGTCAGCACTGTGAGCAGCAGGAGAGCCACAGACCTACAGATCTGA